Proteins found in one Zea mays cultivar B73 chromosome 1, Zm-B73-REFERENCE-NAM-5.0, whole genome shotgun sequence genomic segment:
- the LOC103643567 gene encoding chitinase 2 yields MCTSKSKLIAAVLLAAAALPLHAPTTMAANSNLFRDYIGAIFNGVQFSDVPINPDVEFDYILAFVIDYSTETDPPSPTNGQFSIFWQDSVLTPSAVAAIKQSNPNVRVAVSLGGATVNNSPVFFNVTSIDSWVQNAVSSLTTIIQQYNLDGIDIDYEQFQEDPATFAECIGRLVTTLKSNGVIKFASVAPFADADVQSHYQALWSSYGISVVDYINFQFYAYDASTTAEQYVNYFDEQMANYPGGNILASFTTAPTTTSVPVDTALSACQTLQSQGKLYGIFVWAADYSKDQGFKYETQAQALLANST; encoded by the coding sequence ATGTGCACCTCAAAGTCAAAGCTCATTGCAGCCGTTCTTCTCGCAGCAGCTGCCCTCCCCCTCCATGCCCCAACGACCATGGCAGCAAACTCCAACCTCTTCCGCGACTACATCGGCGCCATCTTCAACGGTGTCCAGTTCAGCGACGTGCCGATCAACCCCGATGTCGAGTTCGACTACATCCTCGCCTTCGTCATCGACTACTCCACCGAAACCGATCCTCCTTCCCCGACGAATGGGCAGTTCAGCATCTTCTGGCAGGACTCGGTGCTGACGCCCTCCGCGGTGGCCGCCATCAAGCAGAGCAACCCGAACGTGCGGGTGGCCGTCAGCCTCGGCGGCGCCACCGTGAACAACAGCCCGGTGTTCTTCAACGTCACCTCCATCGACTCCTGGGTCCAGAACGCCGTGTCCTCCCTGACCACCATCATCCAGCAGTACAACCTGGACGGCATCGACATCGACTACGAGCAGTTCCAGGAGGACCCGGCCACCTTCGCCGAGTGCATCGGCCGCCTGGTGACCACGCTCAAGAGCAACGGGGTGATCAAGTTCGCCTCCGTCGCGCCGTTCGCCGACGCCGACGTGCAGAGCCATTACCAGGCGCTGTGGTCGAGCTACGGGATTAGCGTGGTAGACTACATCAACTTCCAGTTCTACGCGTACGACGCGAGCACAACCGCGGAGCAGTACGTGAACTACTTCGACGAGCAGATGGCGAACTACCCCGGCGGCAACATCCTGGCCAGCTTCACCACGGCGCCAACGACGACCTCGGTGCCAGTTGACACGGCGCTCAGCGCCTGCCAGACCCTGCAGTCGCAGGGAAAGCTCTacggcatcttcgtctgggctgcggATTACTCCAAGGACCAAGGGTTCAAGTACGAAACACAGGCACAGGCACTGTTGGCCAACAGTACGTAG
- the LOC100285638 gene encoding chitinase 2 precursor: MGYSKRIALVLVAAVVALHVHVPMATAANSNLFRDYIGAIFNGVKFTDVPINPRVRFDYILAFVIDYTTATEPPTPTNGQFNIFWQDSVLTASAVAAIKQSNPNVRVAVSIGGATVNDRPVFFNITSVDSWVQNAVSSLTTIIQKYNLDGIDIDYEQFQADPATFAECIGRLVTTLKSNGVISFASIAPFDNADVQRHYQALWATYGSVIDYVNFQFYAYGASTTEAQYVDFFNQQLVNYPGGNILASFTTAPTTTSVPINTSLSACQTLQSQGKLYGIFIWAADHSRSQGFKYDTQAQALLANAPAGY, encoded by the coding sequence ATGGGCTACTCGAAGCGCATTGCACTGGTACTTGTAGCGGCTGTTGTAGCGCTCCACGTCCATGTCCCGATGGCCACAGCAGCGAACTCCAACCTCTTCCGGGACTACATCGGCGCCATCTTCAACGGCGTCAAGTTCACCGACGTCCCCATCAACCCGAGGGTCCGCTTCGACTACATCCTCGCCTTCGTGATCGACTACACCACCGCGACGGAGCCGCCCACCCCGACCAACGGCCAGTTCAACATCTTCTGGCAGGACTCGGTGCTGACGGCGTCCGCGGTGGCCGCCATCAAGCAGAGCAACCCGAACGTGCGGGTGGCCGTCAGCATCGGCGGCGCCACCGTGAACGACCGCCCTGTGTTCTTCAACATCACCTCCGTCGACTCCTGGGTCCAGAACGCCGTCTCCTCCCTGACCACCATCATCCAGAAGTACAACCTGGACGGCATCGACATCGACTACGAGCAGTTCCAGGCCGACCCGGCCACCTTCGCCGAGTGCATCGGCCGCCTGGTCACCACGCTCAAGAGCAACGGGGTGATCAGCTTCGCGTCCATCGCCCCGTTCGACAACGCCGACGTGCAGCGCCATTACCAGGCCCTGTGGGCGACCTACGGAAGCGTCATAGACTACGTCAACTTCCAGTTCTACGCCTACGGCGCCAGCACGACCGAGGCGCAGTACGTCGACTTCTTCAACCAGCAGCTTGTCAACTACCCCGGCGGCAACATCCTGGCCAGCTTCACCACGGCGCCCACCACCACGTCGGTGCCCATCAACACGTCGCTCAGCGCTTGCCAGACATTGCAGTCGCAGGGCAAGCTCTACGGGATCTTCATCTGGGCAGCCGACCATTCCAGGAGCCAAGGCTTCAAGTACGACACACAAGCACAAGCACTGCTCGCCAACGCCCCTGCTGGCTACTAG